One genomic segment of Terriglobia bacterium includes these proteins:
- a CDS encoding YdeI/OmpD-associated family protein translates to MRKQFKVTLFGAGRNSQVAGMNIPFDVKKVWGRARVPVTGTINGFKFRTTVCPMGGEYFVCVNRFMREGGKCGVGDTVKVVMEPDTAPRTIQAPPDLKKALRTNQAAQAAWDRYSYTCRKEFAQWITEAKKPETRARRLEKSIAMLAAGRNLSQR, encoded by the coding sequence ATGCGCAAACAATTCAAGGTCACCCTTTTCGGCGCCGGCCGCAACTCCCAGGTCGCCGGCATGAACATCCCCTTCGACGTGAAAAAAGTCTGGGGCCGAGCGCGCGTTCCGGTCACCGGCACCATCAACGGGTTTAAGTTCCGCACCACCGTCTGTCCCATGGGCGGCGAGTACTTTGTCTGCGTCAACCGCTTCATGCGCGAGGGTGGCAAGTGCGGCGTCGGCGACACCGTTAAGGTTGTCATGGAGCCCGACACCGCCCCGCGCACCATCCAGGCGCCGCCCGATCTCAAGAAGGCTCTTAGGACGAACCAGGCCGCGCAAGCCGCCTGGGACCGCTACTCTTATACCTGTCGTAAGGAATTCGCCCAGTGGATCACGGAAGCGAAAAAGCCGGAGACGCGCGCCCGCCGGCTGGAGAAATCCATTGCCATGCTGGCCGCCGGCCGCAACCTCAGCCAGCGCTAG
- a CDS encoding phage holin family protein, with amino-acid sequence MVRLLLHWLLSALALLVVARVVPGFDMPGFGTALWAAVIIGLINATLGALLKLITLPLTILTLGIFWIVINALMLWLATAFVPGFRISGFVAAFVGAIVLMLVNMLFRALLPKRRDQY; translated from the coding sequence ATGGTGCGTCTCCTACTCCATTGGCTCCTCAGCGCGCTCGCCCTGCTCGTCGTCGCCCGGGTGGTTCCCGGCTTCGACATGCCCGGATTCGGCACGGCGCTGTGGGCCGCTGTCATCATCGGCCTGATCAACGCCACGCTCGGCGCCCTGCTGAAGCTGATCACGCTCCCGCTGACCATCCTCACGCTCGGCATCTTTTGGATCGTGATCAACGCGCTGATGCTGTGGCTCGCCACCGCCTTTGTGCCCGGCTTCCGCATCAGCGGCTTCGTCGCCGCCTTCGTCGGGGCCATCGTGCTCATGCTGGTCAACATGCTCTTCCGCGCGCTCCTGCCCAAGCGGCGCGACCAATACTGA
- a CDS encoding prohibitin family protein produces the protein MANYGFDRDKVIDAGGSNVLRLAGVAVAALLVILLLFAAVARVPAGNVGVLTLFGRVTGETLPEGMHLVNPFKENNILSIRTQQVKESASVPSSEGLVIALDTSLLYHLNPERAAEVYQKIGPAYEATIVEPSLRAAIREATASHSANALYTGERETVAREINTQLSTELNKRGITVEQVLLRDIQLPATLKASIETKQQAEQESLAMSFRLQKEKQEAERKRIEAAGVRDFQQIVSQGISPALLEWKGIEATESLARSQNTKIVVMGNSKNGLPIILGHQ, from the coding sequence ATGGCGAACTATGGTTTTGACAGAGACAAGGTAATCGACGCCGGCGGTTCCAACGTGTTGCGGCTGGCGGGCGTGGCGGTGGCCGCGCTGCTGGTCATCCTGCTGCTGTTTGCAGCGGTGGCAAGAGTGCCCGCGGGTAACGTGGGCGTGCTCACCTTGTTCGGGCGGGTGACGGGCGAAACGCTGCCCGAGGGCATGCACCTGGTGAACCCGTTCAAGGAGAACAACATTCTCAGCATCCGCACGCAGCAAGTGAAGGAATCGGCCAGCGTGCCGTCCAGCGAAGGGCTGGTCATCGCGCTGGACACCTCATTGCTGTATCACCTGAACCCGGAACGCGCCGCCGAGGTGTACCAGAAAATTGGTCCGGCGTACGAAGCCACGATCGTGGAACCGAGCCTGCGGGCGGCGATCCGCGAAGCGACGGCGTCGCACTCGGCCAACGCGCTGTACACCGGGGAGCGGGAAACGGTGGCGCGGGAGATTAACACTCAACTGTCCACGGAGTTGAACAAGCGCGGGATCACGGTGGAGCAGGTGCTGCTGCGCGACATCCAATTGCCGGCGACCTTGAAGGCGTCGATTGAGACCAAGCAGCAGGCGGAGCAGGAGTCGCTGGCGATGTCGTTCCGGCTGCAAAAGGAAAAGCAGGAAGCGGAGCGCAAGCGCATCGAAGCGGCAGGCGTGCGCGATTTCCAGCAGATCGTGTCGCAGGGGATCAGCCCGGCGCTGCTGGAGTGGAAAGGAATCGAAGCCACCGAGTCGCTGGCGCGCAGTCAGAACACCAAGATCGTGGTGATGGGCAACAGCAAGAACGGACTGCCGATCATCCTCGGACACCAGTAG
- a CDS encoding M2 family metallopeptidase produces the protein MVQRISTLIGIILLGSSLMVGQNSSTTATATKAAPADAESFMRGAETRLDEVIVKASRASWVQSTYITDDTEALSASANEQVLATTTELVNEGKRFQGAQLSPVLQRKFTLLKLSLTSPAPNNPAERKELAEIGTWLEGTYGKGKYCPKTGPFAGKCLGQSEMEQAFATTKDEAVLRDLWVGWHTFAPQMRQRYARGAALSNKGAQEIGFKDTGVLWRSNYDMTPEQFSAELERLWNQLRPLYLSLHAYVRSQLVKKYGPQVVPPNGPIPAHLLGNIWAQDWTNIYDLLNVPGKGSGLDLTPILEQQKFDYERMVKTGEHFFVSLGFDPLPKTFWERSMFVRPRDRDVVCHASAWDIDNQQDVRLKMCIQVRDEDFRTIHHELGHNFYQMAYAKQTPLFQGSANDGFHEAVGDTIALSITPDYLKEIGLIQQAPPASEDLGLLMHKALEKIAFLPFGLLIDQWRWDVFSGKTAPADYNKAWWELRLKYQGVAPPVARSEKDFDPGAKYHVPGNVPYSRYFLADVLQFQFHRGLCKSIGYQGPLHRCSIYNNKVAGARLKKMLEMGQSRPWPDALEALTGERQMDATAILDYFAPLQKWLDEQNAKNGVKLGW, from the coding sequence ATGGTTCAGCGTATCAGCACTCTCATCGGCATCATCCTGCTCGGTTCATCCTTGATGGTCGGCCAGAATTCGAGCACCACCGCCACGGCGACAAAGGCCGCGCCGGCCGACGCGGAAAGCTTCATGCGCGGCGCCGAAACGCGGCTCGATGAAGTGATCGTAAAGGCAAGCCGCGCCAGTTGGGTGCAGTCCACCTACATCACCGACGACACGGAAGCATTGTCGGCCAGCGCGAATGAACAAGTTCTGGCCACCACCACCGAACTGGTCAACGAGGGCAAGCGATTCCAGGGCGCGCAACTCTCGCCCGTGCTGCAGCGGAAATTTACGCTCCTGAAGCTGTCGCTTACATCGCCCGCGCCGAACAATCCCGCGGAACGCAAGGAGCTGGCGGAGATCGGAACCTGGCTGGAAGGGACGTACGGCAAAGGCAAGTACTGCCCGAAGACCGGGCCATTCGCGGGGAAGTGCCTGGGGCAGAGCGAAATGGAGCAGGCGTTCGCGACCACGAAGGACGAGGCCGTGCTGCGCGACCTGTGGGTTGGCTGGCACACGTTCGCGCCGCAGATGCGGCAGCGGTACGCGCGCGGCGCCGCGCTTTCCAACAAGGGCGCGCAGGAGATCGGGTTCAAAGACACGGGCGTGCTGTGGCGGTCGAACTACGACATGACGCCGGAGCAGTTCAGCGCCGAGCTGGAACGGTTGTGGAACCAGTTGCGCCCGCTGTATCTCTCGCTGCATGCCTACGTGCGCTCGCAACTGGTGAAGAAATACGGGCCGCAAGTGGTGCCGCCGAACGGGCCGATTCCGGCCCACCTGCTGGGAAACATCTGGGCGCAGGACTGGACCAACATCTACGACCTGCTCAACGTTCCCGGCAAGGGCAGCGGGCTTGACCTGACGCCCATCCTGGAGCAGCAGAAATTCGATTACGAGCGGATGGTGAAAACCGGCGAGCACTTCTTCGTGTCGCTCGGCTTCGATCCGCTGCCGAAGACGTTCTGGGAGCGCTCGATGTTCGTGCGGCCGCGCGACCGCGACGTGGTTTGCCACGCCAGCGCCTGGGACATCGATAACCAGCAGGACGTGCGGCTGAAGATGTGCATCCAGGTGCGCGACGAGGACTTCCGCACCATCCATCACGAGCTGGGGCACAACTTCTACCAGATGGCCTACGCCAAGCAGACGCCGCTGTTCCAGGGCAGCGCCAACGACGGCTTCCACGAGGCGGTGGGGGACACGATCGCGCTTTCGATCACGCCCGACTACCTGAAGGAGATCGGGCTGATCCAGCAGGCGCCGCCGGCGAGCGAGGACCTGGGCTTGCTGATGCACAAGGCGCTGGAGAAGATCGCGTTCCTGCCGTTTGGATTGCTGATTGACCAGTGGCGCTGGGACGTGTTTTCGGGCAAGACTGCGCCGGCCGACTATAACAAGGCCTGGTGGGAGCTGCGGCTGAAGTACCAGGGAGTGGCGCCGCCGGTGGCGAGGAGCGAGAAGGACTTCGATCCGGGAGCGAAATACCACGTGCCGGGCAATGTGCCGTACTCGCGGTATTTCCTGGCGGACGTGCTCCAGTTCCAGTTCCATCGCGGGCTGTGCAAGTCGATCGGCTACCAGGGCCCGCTGCATCGCTGCTCCATCTACAACAACAAGGTTGCGGGCGCGCGCCTGAAAAAGATGCTGGAGATGGGCCAGAGCCGTCCGTGGCCGGATGCGCTGGAGGCGCTGACGGGCGAACGCCAGATGGACGCGACGGCAATCCTGGATTACTTCGCGCCGCTGCAGAAGTGGCTCGATGAGCAGAATGCGAAGAATGGAGTGAAGCTGGGCTGGTAG
- a CDS encoding DUF711 family protein, whose protein sequence is MRKFVPLMFAALVLIAPAFAQQKPKVRAITAFVRLERAHYQDEVRDTLVFLRRAKASFEQRGYEVESLRITTQPFPDLVRGLKHDEALAFLRSYDELAQRENFDTSIGPAMLTDSDDPAAAHLLAEALAATKMLEGSIIIAAADGIHWKAIAAAAEVIKYLEEHSPHSQANFNFAATAMLPPLAPFYPGSYHTGAGHQFAVGLESANVVGEAFAASTGYEAGAQELTVRLGRFAQDIEAGAQGIATQTGWSYAGLDLSPAPLKEVSIGAAIEKLTHARFGSSGTMSAVAATTAGLKAIPVKQAGYSGLMLPILEDSLLAQRWSEGAVSMDALLAYSAVCGTGLDTIPLPGDITAEQLRRILSDVASLAWKWNKPLSARLLPVAGKKAGERTEFDDPFLVNTTLQPAP, encoded by the coding sequence ATGCGCAAGTTCGTTCCCCTGATGTTTGCCGCGCTGGTCCTCATCGCACCTGCCTTCGCCCAGCAGAAGCCGAAAGTGCGCGCCATTACCGCGTTCGTGCGCCTGGAGCGCGCGCACTACCAGGACGAGGTGCGCGACACGCTGGTCTTCCTGCGCCGCGCCAAGGCGTCATTCGAGCAGCGCGGTTACGAGGTGGAATCGCTGCGCATCACCACGCAGCCCTTTCCGGACCTGGTGCGCGGGCTCAAGCACGACGAGGCTCTGGCGTTCCTACGCAGCTATGACGAACTGGCGCAGAGGGAGAACTTCGACACCTCGATCGGCCCCGCCATGCTCACCGACTCCGACGATCCGGCGGCGGCGCATCTGCTGGCCGAAGCTCTGGCAGCGACCAAAATGCTGGAAGGCAGCATCATCATTGCCGCGGCAGATGGAATCCACTGGAAGGCGATTGCCGCGGCCGCCGAGGTGATCAAGTACCTGGAAGAGCACAGTCCCCACAGCCAGGCGAACTTCAACTTCGCGGCCACGGCGATGCTGCCACCGCTGGCGCCGTTCTATCCCGGCTCGTACCACACTGGCGCCGGACACCAGTTTGCGGTCGGGTTGGAATCCGCGAATGTGGTCGGCGAGGCGTTCGCAGCATCCACCGGCTACGAGGCAGGCGCGCAGGAACTCACCGTGCGGCTGGGCCGCTTCGCGCAGGACATCGAGGCGGGAGCGCAGGGAATCGCCACACAAACCGGCTGGAGCTACGCCGGACTGGACCTCTCGCCGGCGCCGCTGAAGGAGGTGTCGATCGGCGCGGCGATCGAAAAGCTGACCCACGCCCGCTTCGGCTCCAGCGGGACGATGAGCGCGGTGGCGGCGACAACGGCGGGGTTGAAGGCCATCCCGGTGAAGCAGGCAGGCTATTCGGGGTTGATGCTGCCGATCCTGGAAGACAGCCTGCTGGCGCAGCGCTGGAGCGAGGGAGCGGTGTCGATGGACGCGCTGCTGGCTTACTCGGCGGTGTGCGGCACCGGGCTCGACACCATTCCTCTGCCGGGCGACATCACGGCGGAGCAGCTCCGGCGCATCCTCAGCGATGTGGCATCGCTGGCGTGGAAGTGGAACAAGCCGCTTTCGGCGCGGCTGCTGCCGGTAGCCGGGAAGAAAGCCGGGGAACGCACCGAATTCGACGATCCTTTTCTGGTGAACACCACGTTGCAACCGGCGCCATGA
- a CDS encoding thiamine phosphate synthase, whose product MLLYYISDRRQFSGSAAEGRAALLRKISEAARCGVDYIQLREKDLSARELRELASDAMATIESAKAQQPGTGNRRPETRLLINSRIDVALACRAAGVHLRSDDISAADARDIWMKAAAAGHGPLATDHFTIACSCHTASEVRRAQSEGADFVVFAPVFEKGGQRGVGLEALRAACRPEPSPAVNLPVLALGGVTLDNAQACLEAGAAGIAGIRLFQDNDVAEVVARLRNIATAKDAK is encoded by the coding sequence ATGCTCCTGTACTACATCAGCGATCGTCGCCAGTTTTCCGGCTCCGCGGCGGAGGGGCGCGCGGCGCTGCTGCGGAAAATCTCAGAGGCGGCACGCTGTGGCGTCGATTACATCCAGCTCCGCGAAAAAGACCTGAGCGCGCGCGAGTTGCGCGAACTGGCATCGGATGCCATGGCAACCATCGAGAGCGCCAAGGCACAACAACCGGGAACTGGAAACCGGAGACCGGAAACTCGCCTTTTGATCAACTCCCGCATTGATGTCGCTCTCGCCTGCCGCGCCGCCGGGGTTCATTTGAGGTCGGACGATATCTCCGCCGCCGACGCTCGCGATATCTGGATGAAGGCTGCCGCTGCTGGTCACGGGCCACTGGCCACTGACCACTTCACCATCGCGTGCTCCTGCCACACTGCCAGCGAGGTTCGCCGCGCCCAGTCCGAAGGCGCCGATTTCGTGGTCTTCGCGCCGGTGTTCGAGAAAGGCGGACAGCGCGGCGTGGGACTGGAAGCGTTGCGCGCGGCCTGCCGCCCGGAACCTTCACCGGCGGTGAATCTGCCCGTGCTCGCGCTGGGCGGAGTGACGCTGGACAATGCCCAGGCCTGTCTGGAGGCGGGAGCCGCGGGAATTGCGGGGATTCGGCTGTTCCAGGACAACGATGTCGCGGAGGTCGTGGCGCGTTTGCGAAATATCGCCACCGCAAAGGACGCGAAGTAG
- a CDS encoding VOC family protein, protein MAKVSVKKAKKKTRPAAKAKKPAAKKAKTAVRPAKKAAPPQPALLPGGDKLSFNHAMVYVKDVQRALDFYCQLLGFKQVDEFRYEGKPVYARLRAPGGDGTIALHQAGPGASLASEGVRLYFEIRDLDGFCRKLQANGFYITQLPQMMPWGWRHAYLNDPDGHEISLYWAGENRMKKTVMRTAKEVEKVPAAKGR, encoded by the coding sequence ATGGCGAAAGTATCTGTGAAGAAGGCAAAAAAGAAGACGCGCCCCGCCGCCAAGGCGAAGAAACCCGCGGCCAAGAAGGCGAAAACAGCCGTCCGGCCGGCGAAGAAAGCAGCTCCGCCGCAGCCGGCCTTGCTACCGGGAGGCGACAAGCTCAGCTTCAATCACGCGATGGTGTACGTCAAGGATGTGCAGCGCGCGCTGGATTTCTATTGCCAGTTGCTGGGATTCAAGCAGGTGGACGAGTTCCGCTACGAAGGCAAGCCGGTGTACGCGCGGCTGCGCGCGCCTGGGGGCGACGGCACCATCGCCTTGCACCAGGCGGGACCGGGAGCGTCGCTGGCGAGCGAGGGCGTGCGTTTGTACTTCGAGATTCGCGACCTCGACGGCTTTTGCCGCAAGCTGCAGGCCAACGGTTTCTACATCACGCAACTGCCGCAAATGATGCCGTGGGGCTGGCGGCACGCCTACCTCAACGATCCTGACGGTCACGAAATCAGCCTCTACTGGGCCGGCGAGAACCGCATGAAGAAGACCGTCATGCGCACCGCAAAAGAAGTGGAGAAGGTCCCGGCCGCGAAGGGGCGCTAG
- a CDS encoding nucleoside deaminase, whose amino-acid sequence MPLDDEAYLRMAFNQALKSYEEGGCPIGGALVDNDTGTVLGEGHNGLVQEDNPIIHGEMATLRAAKRMKNRHNTTLYTTLQPCFMCAGAIAQFGIPRVVVGDTKNTSDGETLAFLRARGVEVVVLDSRSSPAAADCIELAARFKGERPDLWTEDWGGGPNPRLREAQMTT is encoded by the coding sequence ATGCCACTCGATGACGAAGCCTATTTGCGAATGGCCTTCAACCAAGCGCTCAAGAGTTATGAGGAGGGCGGCTGTCCTATCGGCGGCGCATTGGTAGACAACGATACCGGAACAGTGCTGGGCGAAGGTCACAACGGGCTTGTCCAGGAAGATAATCCGATCATTCATGGAGAAATGGCCACCCTTCGCGCCGCCAAGCGAATGAAAAACCGACACAATACGACCCTCTACACTACGCTGCAGCCGTGCTTTATGTGCGCAGGCGCCATCGCCCAGTTTGGTATTCCGCGCGTGGTGGTTGGTGATACGAAAAATACGTCAGACGGAGAAACCCTCGCCTTTCTGCGAGCGAGGGGAGTCGAAGTAGTAGTCTTGGACTCGCGTTCCAGTCCCGCCGCGGCGGACTGCATCGAACTTGCTGCCCGTTTCAAGGGGGAGAGGCCTGACTTATGGACCGAAGATTGGGGAGGTGGGCCGAATCCACGCCTGCGGGAGGCCCAAATGACAACCTAA
- a CDS encoding LOG family protein, with the protein MRATVDALVQSYPVKKYLSRLIVSGLRVGRLVLCDPARRLTGDAVYQATIDHAFQLPAPVSIDAEGRVTIRPHRCVYDLAEPIDEEGLLAILTREDGKTILNRLQLRRDVDHIVLKPGDAVITSCTMFLHRHFVVLDTRSDTRGQHLESAILDPVTTRGTQIFLEFANFSGKTIVNPEVSAEIYDAEEVRFTPRRWFGGSPLDQPGTFGDSKGDDDYRDLATFFHSESFKRDRASYAVRPVGIITDIAAARAMGKPQMHARPAPIRKDIERSARRIISERPANVLDIAPLRDLAPGAEATVLMEYFPNHLEHLQLCTAAADRRIRRLVFRNASFEHGPFLSARDHGRLADYEAFGIEVIWFNEVFGETALHVYRGKRGFFVPFRNIEAFKSSLVFAIYGSTLPLPEQEFRSLRTLLEKLQHLLGGHVAFLTGGGPGAMKQAADVALGLGLLVGCNYLEVVDQPLQEPVDFYQTFQETARHFRQRWFEIASFHLFCIGGVGTLEEIGLTLTDMKLGVIERGPLVFFGSIEGRLYWDDLAKQLDKIAGSDRGPSWLKTNVLITDDPDEVVPFYERILEIGIHARR; encoded by the coding sequence TTGCGGGCCACCGTCGACGCCCTGGTCCAAAGCTATCCTGTCAAGAAGTACCTGAGCCGACTGATTGTGAGCGGCCTGCGAGTTGGTAGACTCGTGCTTTGCGATCCCGCCCGGCGCTTGACGGGTGATGCTGTTTATCAGGCCACGATCGACCACGCATTCCAATTGCCCGCCCCTGTATCGATTGACGCGGAGGGCCGAGTTACGATTCGCCCACATCGTTGCGTCTACGATCTGGCAGAGCCCATTGATGAGGAGGGCCTGCTCGCCATCCTAACGCGCGAGGACGGAAAGACTATTCTGAACCGCCTTCAGCTCAGACGCGACGTCGATCACATCGTGCTCAAACCAGGAGATGCTGTCATAACGTCTTGCACGATGTTTCTCCATAGACATTTCGTAGTTTTGGACACGCGGTCTGATACGCGTGGTCAGCACCTGGAGTCGGCGATCCTGGACCCCGTAACCACTCGTGGTACCCAGATTTTCTTGGAGTTCGCGAATTTTTCGGGTAAGACGATTGTCAATCCCGAAGTCTCAGCGGAGATTTACGATGCGGAGGAAGTCCGTTTCACGCCCCGGCGCTGGTTTGGCGGCTCCCCGCTGGACCAACCGGGCACGTTCGGGGACTCAAAAGGGGATGACGACTATCGTGACTTGGCCACGTTTTTTCACTCGGAGTCTTTCAAACGGGATCGGGCATCGTACGCAGTCAGGCCGGTTGGAATCATTACGGATATCGCCGCGGCACGTGCGATGGGCAAGCCTCAGATGCACGCAAGGCCCGCTCCCATCCGGAAGGATATAGAGAGGTCCGCGCGCCGCATCATCTCCGAAAGGCCCGCGAACGTTCTCGATATCGCGCCCCTGCGCGACCTGGCCCCTGGGGCAGAAGCCACTGTCCTGATGGAATACTTTCCAAACCACCTGGAGCATCTCCAGCTTTGCACAGCGGCGGCGGATAGGCGCATACGAAGACTCGTTTTCCGGAATGCCTCGTTTGAACATGGGCCGTTTCTTTCCGCCCGAGATCACGGCCGGCTTGCCGACTACGAAGCGTTTGGCATAGAAGTTATTTGGTTCAACGAAGTCTTCGGGGAAACGGCTCTTCACGTGTACAGGGGGAAACGAGGATTTTTCGTTCCATTCCGCAATATCGAAGCGTTCAAATCGAGCTTGGTGTTTGCCATCTACGGCTCCACCCTGCCGCTGCCAGAGCAGGAGTTCCGTAGTTTGAGGACCCTCCTGGAAAAACTTCAGCATCTGCTGGGGGGACACGTCGCGTTCCTGACCGGCGGCGGCCCCGGAGCCATGAAGCAGGCAGCCGACGTCGCACTGGGCTTGGGGTTGTTGGTTGGCTGCAATTATCTTGAAGTCGTGGACCAGCCTCTGCAGGAACCTGTTGATTTCTACCAGACGTTTCAAGAGACCGCTCGCCACTTCCGGCAACGGTGGTTTGAGATCGCCAGTTTCCATCTCTTTTGTATTGGGGGAGTCGGCACCTTGGAAGAAATCGGCCTTACACTAACTGACATGAAGCTCGGCGTGATCGAACGGGGACCCCTAGTGTTCTTCGGTTCAATAGAGGGTCGCCTCTATTGGGACGATCTGGCAAAGCAGCTTGATAAGATCGCTGGTTCCGATCGCGGTCCTTCCTGGCTAAAAACGAATGTGCTTATTACTGATGATCCCGACGAGGTAGTTCCGTTCTATGAGCGAATTCTTGAAATCGGCATTCACGCCCGACGGTAA